A region of Bicyclus anynana chromosome 15, ilBicAnyn1.1, whole genome shotgun sequence DNA encodes the following proteins:
- the LOC112051749 gene encoding tRNA (cytosine(38)-C(5))-methyltransferase, with protein sequence MHRILELYSGIGGMHCAWKESQLDGEIVLAIDINTIANEVYAYNFPETTISNRNIQSLTSKEIENLDVNTVLMSPPCQPFTRNGKCLDENDPRTNSFIYLINLLIKLHKIEYILMENVKGFESSTVRNLFIESLKTCGFIYQEFLLCPSQVGVPNSRLRYYCIARRHVSQWQFKTKEEIIKSLPHKYSLPYTLEDILQKDIQHDMYLLNEKMLKRANILDICYKHSRRSCCFTKAYTHYLEGTGSVYTNSNEDKVEKCYKIANTFDVGSEKFVQSLKELNLRFFTPSEVVRLMCFPQNYTFPENVTIKQCYRLLGNSVNIKVISELLKILFE encoded by the exons AATCACAGTTAGACGGAGAAATAGTACTAGCCATTGACATTAACACCATAGCAAATGAAGTTTATGCTTACAACTTCCCAGAAACAACTATTTCAAATCGAAATATTCAGTCACTGACTTCTAAGGAAATAGAGAACCTTGATGTGAACACAGTGTTAATGTCTCCACCTTGTCAACCATTTACAAGGAATGGTAAATGCTTGGATGAAAATGATCCAAGAACCAACTCgtttatatacttaataaacTTACTTATCAAATTGCATAAAATTGAGTACATATTAATGGAAAATGTCAAGGGTTTCGAGAGTTCAACTGTAAGGAATTTATTTATAGAGTCATTAAAGACATGTGGTTTTATATATCAGGAGTTTCTTCTCTGTCCCTCCCAAGTTGGCGTCCCAAATTCTAGATTAAGATATTATTGTATTGCAAGAAGACATGTATCACAATGGCAATTTAAAACAAAGGAAGAGATT ATCAAAAGTCTCCCTCACAAATATAGTCTTCCTTATACCTTGGAGGATATATTACAGAAGGATATACAGCATGATATGTATTTACTGAATGAGAAGATGTTAAAAAGAGCTAATATATTGGACATTTGCTACAAGCATTCCAGAAGGTCTTGTTGCTTCACCAAAGCCTACACACATTACTTAGAAGGAACAGGATCAGTTTACACCAATTCAAATGAGGATAAAGTTGAAAAATGCTACAAAATAGCAAATACATTTGACGTAGGCAGTGAAAAGTTTGTACAATCATTAAAAGAACTAAATTTAAGATTCTTTACACCCAGTGAAGTTGTTAGGCTAATGTGTTTTCCACAAAACTACACTTTCCCAGAAAATGTAACAATAAAACAGTGTTACAGGCTACTGGGTAACAgtgttaatattaaagttataagtgaacttttgaaaatattatttgaataa